The following proteins are co-located in the Xiphophorus maculatus strain JP 163 A chromosome 8, X_maculatus-5.0-male, whole genome shotgun sequence genome:
- the LOC102219687 gene encoding uncharacterized protein LOC102219687 isoform X2 — MNQVNILDIRVTCWNAAGEFGVKYLRWAGLSWADRNYCPTFETEQNLNGPSMATDFTQDAVLVFLQRCGGSARNTELLAHFVSYLRENPDNVGNRDLFKSFVNSVATVSKIDGVSTVILRKKYRGYVSGDGSGRDSAEPGPVGASLSPAVSLAPPGDTERNPALPAAGIVVESGARLKYGENPSPEPVQVRNRVPELSEIPYQSKTEEQNRLVSAAGAPAVRHQDYIPEPIRWQEMPQESFIPAPTRRQEAPHQDRFPEPIRGQDYGPNGGHVVNHQGYTPRPTGRHEVPQQDFPHMPSRRVDKLHQGTVPEPVRGHIVGRQDHAPDPGERWDPPNQETVSEPNKGRIVSRQDHAPEPIRGQKTSHQKRIAEPFRGHVGNRQDLFPGPVRGQQVLHQSPFPAPNRRWDAPHQDPRGYVISRVPEPNRGQNVFYQDPSRDPLRGSQPPTSQPPRGQQSFYQVPQNPEHLRGWEVPYQDPIPEYLSGQQVPQNLEPLRGQQVPQNLEPLRGQRIPYQVPQIPERFRGQEISYEDPVPEAFRGQNVYYQDPIPEYLSGHQVPQNLEPLRGQQVPQNLEPLRGQQMSYDPVPEHIRGQEIYFPDSIPDLHREQKIPYQDPIPEYFSGQQIPQNPERLLTAGPPEPERNIQPLRRQQVHQNLEPPNGQEVPQNPELHRVHQKNPEPLKGQWNPKSPELHRVHEKSPEPLQRQQVPQSQEPLKGQQVLQSQEPLTGQWNPKSPELHRVHEKNPEPLQGQQVPQNLEPHKGQHISQSPELCKVHQKNLEPPKEQQVPKSPELHREQKISFLDLVPESDPGQQSPPQDPEPVGGPEHAPQLHQAPARRFRHRQSYRSAVSQDDDKEEEDVQIRRGSAGGPWPLNVPLSDVARAMSASSPCVIESPAPPSSSSGNKVPQIYIQNSDVEVPASRSHSESGSRPKPGPVPVESMRRSLPLEAEFNTERLHDKRAARTSEPIRPNQNQRLSSSQSDLFDPPSDVRSSVSDWPPSGSSRTQTGSGADEPAVSSTSLEVLQESNRTMLEPPARRSILKMSFHQSMGNLCDDDSPPSRKLYLSSDHLNDHQQYASRGSSLNQSTDELYDDMKSSKTSIDSPHVKLRSAAARRMSSRLRNRICRSLGTDLDQEEPGGGPEDARLERLHRISSSLSLPHHLSSSSLSSSTTPPRCPSPIASEGGRKESRKSLHSHNARQSAIPLEAQEHDWMVKAAAGAWPDIYALFRSDSSLLNRQDFISGFTVLHWMAKHGDHRVINTLSYGVEQKGLSFDVNAKSTAGQTPLHIAAMHGHKNVIRLLVKKLEADVKLRDVAGKKAWQYLSDRSPDILELLAAPPKATLTRGAENADPGLKPPKQQRNRLRHHFSSASSGQRPQTLAGMVKVNRSTSIAALLKPKPLQRF, encoded by the exons ATGAACCAGGTGAACATATTGGACATCCGGGTCACCTGCTGGAACGCAGCAGGTGAGTTTGGGGTTAAATACCTGCGGTGGGCGGGGCTTAGTTGGGCTGACAGAAACTACTGCCCGACCTTTGAGACGGAGCAGAACCTGAACGGACCCAGCATGGCCACAGACTTCACTCAGGACGCGGTTCTGGTTTTCCTGCAGCGCTGCGGCGGCTCGGCGAGAAACACCGAACTGCTGGCCCACTTCGTGTCCTACCTGCGGGAAAATCCGGACAACGTCGGGAACCGAGATCTCTTCAAGAGTTTCGTCAACTCCGTGGCAACGGTGTCGAAGATCGACGGGGTGTCTACCGTGATCCTCAGGAAGAAGTACAGAGGATATGTTTCTGGTGACGGTTCGGGCAGAGACTCCGCCGAACCGGGTCCGGTCGGAGCCAGCTTGTCGCCGGCGGTAAGCCTCGCCCCTCCGGGAGACACCGAGAGGAATCCCGCCCTGCCTGCGGCTGGGATCGTGGTGGAGAGCGGCGCCAGGCTGAAATACGGAGAAAACCCGAGTCCAGAACCCGTCCAGGTACGAAACCGGGTCCCAGAACTTTCAGAGATTCCTTATCAGAGCAAAACAGAGGAACAGAACAGGCTGGTTTCTGCTGCTGGTGCTCCAGCTGTGAGACATCAGGACTACATCCCTGAGCCAATCAGATGGCAGGAAATGCCTCAAGAAAGTTTTATTCCAGCCCCCACCAGGAGACAGGAAGCCCCCCATCAGGACCGCTTTCCAGAACCGATCAGAGGACAGGACTATGGACCTAATGGAGGACATGTTGTCAACCACCAGGGCTACACACCTAGACCTACTGGAAGGCATGAAGTCCCTCAACAGGACTTCCCTCACATGCCCTCCAGAAGAGTGGACAAACTACATCAGGGAACCGTTCCTGAACCCGTCAGAGGACACATCGTCGGCCGTCAGGACCATGCCCCAGACCCCGGTGAAAGGTGGGATCCCCCGAATCAGGAAACCGTCTCGGAACCCAATAAAGGACGTATCGTCAGCCGTCAGGACCATGCTCCAGAACCCATCAGAGGACAGAAGACCTCTCATCAGAAACGCATTGCTGAACCCTTCAGAGGACATGTTGGTAACCGTCAGGACCTCTTTCCAGGACCCGTTAGAGGACAGCAGGTCCTTCATCAAAGTCCATTCCCAGCCCCCAACAGAAGATGGGATGCCCCACATCAGGATCCAAGAGGATATGTGATTAGCCGTGTCCCAGAACCCAACAGAGGACAGAATGTTTTTTATCAGGACCCCAGCAGAGATCCTCTGAGAGGTTCTCAACCTCCCACATCTCAACCACCAAGAGGACAGCAGAGCTTTTATCAGGTCCCTCAAAATCCAGAACACCTCAGGGGATGGGAGGTTCCTTATCAGGATCCCATTCCTGAATACCTCAGTGGACAGCAGGTCCCCCAGAATCTAGAACCTCTCAGGGGACAGCAGGTCCCCCAGAATCTAGAACCTCTCAGGGGACAACGGATTCCTTATCAGGTCCCACAGATACCAGAACGCTTCAGGGGACAGGAGATTTCTTATGAAGACCCTGTCCCAGAAGCCTTCAGAGGTCAGAATGTCTATTATCAAGATCCCATTCCAGAATACCTCAGTGGACATCAGGTCCCCCAGAATCTAGAACCTCTTAGGGGACAGCAGGTCCCCCAGAATCTAGAACCTCTTAGGGGACAGCAG ATGTCTTATGACCCTGTTCCAGAACACATCAGAGGACAGGAAATCTATTTTCCAGACTCCATTCCAGATTTACACAGAGAACAGAAGATTCCTTATCAGGATCCAATACCTGAATACTTCAGTGGTCAGCAAATCCCCCAGAATCCAGAACGTCTTTTGACAGCAGGTCCCCCTGAACCTGAGAGGAATATACAACCTCTCAGAAGACAGCAAGTCCACCAGAATCTAGAACCTCCTAATGGACAGGAGGTACCCCAGAATCCAGAACTACATAGGGTACATCAGAAGAATCCAGAACCTCTTAAGGGACAGTGGAACCCAAAGAGTCCAGAACTACATAGGGTACACGAGAAGAGCCCAGAACCTCTCCAGAGACAGCAGGTCCCCCAGAGTCAAGAACCTCTTAAGGGACAGCAGGTCCTCCAGAGTCAAGAACCTCTTACGGGACAGTGGAACCCAAAGAGTCCAGAGCTACATAGGGTACACGAAAAGAACCCAGAACCTCTCCAGGGACAGCAGGTCCCCCAGAATCTAGAACCTCACAAGGGACAGCATATCTCCCAGAGTCCAGAACTATGTAAAGTACATCAGAAAAACCTAGAACCTCCTAAGGAACAGCAGGTTCCCAAGAGTCCAGAGCTACATAGGGAACAGAAAATCTCCTTCCTGGATCTGGTTCCTGAATCAGATCCTGGACAGCAGAGTCCTCCTCAGGACCCAGAACCCGTTGGAGGACCTGAACACGCTCCTCAGCTCCATCAGGCTCCGGCTCGCCGCTTCAGACACAGGCAGAGCTACAGATCAGCTGTTTCTCAGGATGACgacaaagaggaggaggatgtcCAGATCAGACGTGGCTCGGCAGGAGGTCCGTGGCCCCTGAACGTCCCTCTCAGTGACGTGGCGAGGGCCATGTCTGCCTCCTCACCGTGCGTCATAGAGTCCCCGgctcctccctcctcttcctcagggaATAAGGTTCCTCAGATCTACATCCAGAACTCGGACGTTGAAGTTCCGGCATCTCGATCCCACTCAGAGTCCGGGTCCAGACCAAAACCTGGACCTGTCCCTGTGGAGTCCATGAGACGCAGTCTGCCTCTAGAAGCAGAGTTCAACACCGAACGCCTCCACGACAAACGTGCTGCTCGGACCTCTGAACCAATCAGGcccaatcagaaccagaggcTGTCGTCCAGTCAGAGCGACCTCTTCGACCCGCCGTCGGACGTGAGATCCTCCGTCAGCGACTGGCCTCCGTCTGGGTCCTCCAGAACCCAGACTGGTTCTGGAGCAG ATGAACCCGCGGTTTCGTCGACGTCGCTGGAGGTTCTGCAGGAGTCCAACAGAACCATGCTGGAACCTCCGGCCCGTCGCTCCATCCTGAAAATGTCGTTCCACCAGTCGATGGGGAATCTCTGCGACGACGATTCGCCTCCCAGCAGAAAGTTGTACCTGTCCAGCGACCATCTGAATGACCACCAGCAGTACGCGTCCAGAGGATCGTCCCTGAACCAGTCCACAG ATGAACTCTATGATGATATGAAGTCGAGCAAAACCTCCATCGACTCGCCTCATGTGAAGCTTCGCTCGGCGGCGGCTCGGCGGATGAGCAGCCGACTGAGGAACCGGATTTGCCGCAGCTTGGGAACCGACCTGGACCAGGAGGAACCCGGTGGAGGACCGGAGGACGCCAGACTGGAACGGCTGCACCGGATCTCGTCCTCGCTGAGTCTTCCTCACCACCTGTCGTCCTCGTCGCTGTCGTCCTCCACCACGCCGCCGCGATGCCCCAGCCCCATCGCCTCAGAGGGCGGGAGGAAGGAATCCAGGAAGAGCCTTCACTCTCACAACGCCAGACAG TCTGCGATTCCTCTGGAGGCCCAGGAGCACGACTGGATGGTGAAGGCAGCGGCGGGTGCCTGGCCGGACATCTACGCTCTGTTCAGGTCCGACTCCTCGCTTCTCAACCGGCAGGACTTCATCTCCGGCTTCACGGTTCTGCACTGGATGGCAAAACATGGCGACCACCGAGTCATCAACACCCTGAG CTACGGGGTGGAGCAGAAAGGCCTGAGCTTCGATGTGAACGCCAAGTCGACGGCGGGTCAGACGCCGCTCCACATCGCCGCCATGCACGGCCACAAAAACGTCATCCGGCTGCTGGTGAAGAAGCTGGAAGCCGACGTGAAGCTGAGGGATGTGGCGGGGAAGAAGGCCTGGCAGTACCTGAGCGACCGATCCCCGGACATCCTGGAGCTGCTGGCGGCGCCGCCCAAGGCCACGCTGACCCGCGGCGCCGAGAACGCCGATCCGGGCTTGAAGCCGCCCAAGCAGCAGCGGAACCGCCTGCGCCACCACTTCTCCTCGGCCTCCTCCGGCCAGAGGCCGCAGACGCTGGCCGGCATGGTGAAGGTCAACAGGTCGACGTCCATCGCCGCGCTGCTGAAGCCCAAACCTCTGCAGCGGTTttag
- the LOC102219687 gene encoding uncharacterized protein LOC102219687 isoform X1 translates to MNQVNILDIRVTCWNAAGEFGVKYLRWAGLSWADRNYCPTFETEQNLNGPSMATDFTQDAVLVFLQRCGGSARNTELLAHFVSYLRENPDNVGNRDLFKSFVNSVATVSKIDGVSTVILRKKYRGYVSGDGSGRDSAEPGPVGASLSPAVSLAPPGDTERNPALPAAGIVVESGARLKYGENPSPEPVQVRNRVPELSEIPYQSKTEEQNRLVSAAGAPAVRHQDYIPEPIRWQEMPQESFIPAPTRRQEAPHQDRFPEPIRGQDYGPNGGHVVNHQGYTPRPTGRHEVPQQDFPHMPSRRVDKLHQGTVPEPVRGHIVGRQDHAPDPGERWDPPNQETVSEPNKGRIVSRQDHAPEPIRGQKTSHQKRIAEPFRGHVGNRQDLFPGPVRGQQVLHQSPFPAPNRRWDAPHQDPRGYVISRVPEPNRGQNVFYQDPSRDPLRGSQPPTSQPPRGQQSFYQVPQNPEHLRGWEVPYQDPIPEYLSGQQVPQNLEPLRGQQVPQNLEPLRGQRIPYQVPQIPERFRGQEISYEDPVPEAFRGQNVYYQDPIPEYLSGHQVPQNLEPLRGQQVPQNLEPLRGQQVPQNLEPLRGQQMSYDPVPEHIRGQEIYFPDSIPDLHREQKIPYQDPIPEYFSGQQIPQNPERLLTAGPPEPERNIQPLRRQQVHQNLEPPNGQEVPQNPELHRVHQKNPEPLKGQWNPKSPELHRVHEKSPEPLQRQQVPQSQEPLKGQQVLQSQEPLTGQWNPKSPELHRVHEKNPEPLQGQQVPQNLEPHKGQHISQSPELCKVHQKNLEPPKEQQVPKSPELHREQKISFLDLVPESDPGQQSPPQDPEPVGGPEHAPQLHQAPARRFRHRQSYRSAVSQDDDKEEEDVQIRRGSAGGPWPLNVPLSDVARAMSASSPCVIESPAPPSSSSGNKVPQIYIQNSDVEVPASRSHSESGSRPKPGPVPVESMRRSLPLEAEFNTERLHDKRAARTSEPIRPNQNQRLSSSQSDLFDPPSDVRSSVSDWPPSGSSRTQTGSGADEPAVSSTSLEVLQESNRTMLEPPARRSILKMSFHQSMGNLCDDDSPPSRKLYLSSDHLNDHQQYASRGSSLNQSTDELYDDMKSSKTSIDSPHVKLRSAAARRMSSRLRNRICRSLGTDLDQEEPGGGPEDARLERLHRISSSLSLPHHLSSSSLSSSTTPPRCPSPIASEGGRKESRKSLHSHNARQSAIPLEAQEHDWMVKAAAGAWPDIYALFRSDSSLLNRQDFISGFTVLHWMAKHGDHRVINTLSYGVEQKGLSFDVNAKSTAGQTPLHIAAMHGHKNVIRLLVKKLEADVKLRDVAGKKAWQYLSDRSPDILELLAAPPKATLTRGAENADPGLKPPKQQRNRLRHHFSSASSGQRPQTLAGMVKVNRSTSIAALLKPKPLQRF, encoded by the exons ATGAACCAGGTGAACATATTGGACATCCGGGTCACCTGCTGGAACGCAGCAGGTGAGTTTGGGGTTAAATACCTGCGGTGGGCGGGGCTTAGTTGGGCTGACAGAAACTACTGCCCGACCTTTGAGACGGAGCAGAACCTGAACGGACCCAGCATGGCCACAGACTTCACTCAGGACGCGGTTCTGGTTTTCCTGCAGCGCTGCGGCGGCTCGGCGAGAAACACCGAACTGCTGGCCCACTTCGTGTCCTACCTGCGGGAAAATCCGGACAACGTCGGGAACCGAGATCTCTTCAAGAGTTTCGTCAACTCCGTGGCAACGGTGTCGAAGATCGACGGGGTGTCTACCGTGATCCTCAGGAAGAAGTACAGAGGATATGTTTCTGGTGACGGTTCGGGCAGAGACTCCGCCGAACCGGGTCCGGTCGGAGCCAGCTTGTCGCCGGCGGTAAGCCTCGCCCCTCCGGGAGACACCGAGAGGAATCCCGCCCTGCCTGCGGCTGGGATCGTGGTGGAGAGCGGCGCCAGGCTGAAATACGGAGAAAACCCGAGTCCAGAACCCGTCCAGGTACGAAACCGGGTCCCAGAACTTTCAGAGATTCCTTATCAGAGCAAAACAGAGGAACAGAACAGGCTGGTTTCTGCTGCTGGTGCTCCAGCTGTGAGACATCAGGACTACATCCCTGAGCCAATCAGATGGCAGGAAATGCCTCAAGAAAGTTTTATTCCAGCCCCCACCAGGAGACAGGAAGCCCCCCATCAGGACCGCTTTCCAGAACCGATCAGAGGACAGGACTATGGACCTAATGGAGGACATGTTGTCAACCACCAGGGCTACACACCTAGACCTACTGGAAGGCATGAAGTCCCTCAACAGGACTTCCCTCACATGCCCTCCAGAAGAGTGGACAAACTACATCAGGGAACCGTTCCTGAACCCGTCAGAGGACACATCGTCGGCCGTCAGGACCATGCCCCAGACCCCGGTGAAAGGTGGGATCCCCCGAATCAGGAAACCGTCTCGGAACCCAATAAAGGACGTATCGTCAGCCGTCAGGACCATGCTCCAGAACCCATCAGAGGACAGAAGACCTCTCATCAGAAACGCATTGCTGAACCCTTCAGAGGACATGTTGGTAACCGTCAGGACCTCTTTCCAGGACCCGTTAGAGGACAGCAGGTCCTTCATCAAAGTCCATTCCCAGCCCCCAACAGAAGATGGGATGCCCCACATCAGGATCCAAGAGGATATGTGATTAGCCGTGTCCCAGAACCCAACAGAGGACAGAATGTTTTTTATCAGGACCCCAGCAGAGATCCTCTGAGAGGTTCTCAACCTCCCACATCTCAACCACCAAGAGGACAGCAGAGCTTTTATCAGGTCCCTCAAAATCCAGAACACCTCAGGGGATGGGAGGTTCCTTATCAGGATCCCATTCCTGAATACCTCAGTGGACAGCAGGTCCCCCAGAATCTAGAACCTCTCAGGGGACAGCAGGTCCCCCAGAATCTAGAACCTCTCAGGGGACAACGGATTCCTTATCAGGTCCCACAGATACCAGAACGCTTCAGGGGACAGGAGATTTCTTATGAAGACCCTGTCCCAGAAGCCTTCAGAGGTCAGAATGTCTATTATCAAGATCCCATTCCAGAATACCTCAGTGGACATCAGGTCCCCCAGAATCTAGAACCTCTTAGGGGACAGCAGGTCCCCCAGAATCTAGAACCTCTTAGGGGACAGCAGGTCCCCCAGAATCTAGAACCTCTTAGGGGACAGCAGATGTCTTATGACCCTGTTCCAGAACACATCAGAGGACAGGAAATCTATTTTCCAGACTCCATTCCAGATTTACACAGAGAACAGAAGATTCCTTATCAGGATCCAATACCTGAATACTTCAGTGGTCAGCAAATCCCCCAGAATCCAGAACGTCTTTTGACAGCAGGTCCCCCTGAACCTGAGAGGAATATACAACCTCTCAGAAGACAGCAAGTCCACCAGAATCTAGAACCTCCTAATGGACAGGAGGTACCCCAGAATCCAGAACTACATAGGGTACATCAGAAGAATCCAGAACCTCTTAAGGGACAGTGGAACCCAAAGAGTCCAGAACTACATAGGGTACACGAGAAGAGCCCAGAACCTCTCCAGAGACAGCAGGTCCCCCAGAGTCAAGAACCTCTTAAGGGACAGCAGGTCCTCCAGAGTCAAGAACCTCTTACGGGACAGTGGAACCCAAAGAGTCCAGAGCTACATAGGGTACACGAAAAGAACCCAGAACCTCTCCAGGGACAGCAGGTCCCCCAGAATCTAGAACCTCACAAGGGACAGCATATCTCCCAGAGTCCAGAACTATGTAAAGTACATCAGAAAAACCTAGAACCTCCTAAGGAACAGCAGGTTCCCAAGAGTCCAGAGCTACATAGGGAACAGAAAATCTCCTTCCTGGATCTGGTTCCTGAATCAGATCCTGGACAGCAGAGTCCTCCTCAGGACCCAGAACCCGTTGGAGGACCTGAACACGCTCCTCAGCTCCATCAGGCTCCGGCTCGCCGCTTCAGACACAGGCAGAGCTACAGATCAGCTGTTTCTCAGGATGACgacaaagaggaggaggatgtcCAGATCAGACGTGGCTCGGCAGGAGGTCCGTGGCCCCTGAACGTCCCTCTCAGTGACGTGGCGAGGGCCATGTCTGCCTCCTCACCGTGCGTCATAGAGTCCCCGgctcctccctcctcttcctcagggaATAAGGTTCCTCAGATCTACATCCAGAACTCGGACGTTGAAGTTCCGGCATCTCGATCCCACTCAGAGTCCGGGTCCAGACCAAAACCTGGACCTGTCCCTGTGGAGTCCATGAGACGCAGTCTGCCTCTAGAAGCAGAGTTCAACACCGAACGCCTCCACGACAAACGTGCTGCTCGGACCTCTGAACCAATCAGGcccaatcagaaccagaggcTGTCGTCCAGTCAGAGCGACCTCTTCGACCCGCCGTCGGACGTGAGATCCTCCGTCAGCGACTGGCCTCCGTCTGGGTCCTCCAGAACCCAGACTGGTTCTGGAGCAG ATGAACCCGCGGTTTCGTCGACGTCGCTGGAGGTTCTGCAGGAGTCCAACAGAACCATGCTGGAACCTCCGGCCCGTCGCTCCATCCTGAAAATGTCGTTCCACCAGTCGATGGGGAATCTCTGCGACGACGATTCGCCTCCCAGCAGAAAGTTGTACCTGTCCAGCGACCATCTGAATGACCACCAGCAGTACGCGTCCAGAGGATCGTCCCTGAACCAGTCCACAG ATGAACTCTATGATGATATGAAGTCGAGCAAAACCTCCATCGACTCGCCTCATGTGAAGCTTCGCTCGGCGGCGGCTCGGCGGATGAGCAGCCGACTGAGGAACCGGATTTGCCGCAGCTTGGGAACCGACCTGGACCAGGAGGAACCCGGTGGAGGACCGGAGGACGCCAGACTGGAACGGCTGCACCGGATCTCGTCCTCGCTGAGTCTTCCTCACCACCTGTCGTCCTCGTCGCTGTCGTCCTCCACCACGCCGCCGCGATGCCCCAGCCCCATCGCCTCAGAGGGCGGGAGGAAGGAATCCAGGAAGAGCCTTCACTCTCACAACGCCAGACAG TCTGCGATTCCTCTGGAGGCCCAGGAGCACGACTGGATGGTGAAGGCAGCGGCGGGTGCCTGGCCGGACATCTACGCTCTGTTCAGGTCCGACTCCTCGCTTCTCAACCGGCAGGACTTCATCTCCGGCTTCACGGTTCTGCACTGGATGGCAAAACATGGCGACCACCGAGTCATCAACACCCTGAG CTACGGGGTGGAGCAGAAAGGCCTGAGCTTCGATGTGAACGCCAAGTCGACGGCGGGTCAGACGCCGCTCCACATCGCCGCCATGCACGGCCACAAAAACGTCATCCGGCTGCTGGTGAAGAAGCTGGAAGCCGACGTGAAGCTGAGGGATGTGGCGGGGAAGAAGGCCTGGCAGTACCTGAGCGACCGATCCCCGGACATCCTGGAGCTGCTGGCGGCGCCGCCCAAGGCCACGCTGACCCGCGGCGCCGAGAACGCCGATCCGGGCTTGAAGCCGCCCAAGCAGCAGCGGAACCGCCTGCGCCACCACTTCTCCTCGGCCTCCTCCGGCCAGAGGCCGCAGACGCTGGCCGGCATGGTGAAGGTCAACAGGTCGACGTCCATCGCCGCGCTGCTGAAGCCCAAACCTCTGCAGCGGTTttag